Proteins encoded together in one Gemmatimonadales bacterium window:
- a CDS encoding protein kinase, whose protein sequence is MPSRAAPPIPDALRRAFAGQYQLERELGRGGMGAVYLAQDLKHERAVALKVLPPDLRVGTAPERFLREIGIAARLTHPQIVPLHDSGERNGLLYYVMPYLEGESLRHRIDREGPLPLDAAVSIARAVALALDYAHRRGVLHRDIKPENILLHEGGALVADFGVARAMTAVVSDQVSEPGIAIGTPAYMSPEQASAERHLDGRTDVYALGCVLYEMVAGRPPFAGTGARATMARHVMEPPLPLRGLRADVPESLDNAVARALAKDPSERFPTAGDFARALDAVRESAATTAPVAALAPRDRRAIAVLPFVNASAEPDTEYFADGMTDELIDALTQVEGLHVASRTTVFALKGRALDVRTLGAMLNVAVVLEGSVRRAGGRFRVTARLTEVASGRHLWSRRFDRDVADVFAVQDEIAASIVAALRAALFEDLGTPVSRRYTDNVAAYNLYLKGRYAWNLRTREGTAEGIRYFEDAIAEDPDYALAYTGLADCYALQLDYRGVPVAEGLLKAEEMALRALALDDRLAEAHTSLGWVQFIYEWDWDAARRSFERAIELDPRYATAHQWYAWLLIALGCGDDALAEGRAAAELDPGSVSIRRGLGWLYYQTRRYDAAEEHLRRALGMNPTQEETHRVLGLVRLQQGRYAEAEAELCEAMAGATVPDYAAGALGYTAARAGRPAEARDRLASLTAEARDRYVSPVAFVLLNTALGRADDAFAWLERAREERRGWLCYLTTEPLLDPLRDDPRFAHLIRAMRLP, encoded by the coding sequence GTGCCGTCCCGCGCCGCGCCGCCCATTCCCGACGCGCTGCGCCGCGCCTTTGCCGGCCAGTACCAGCTCGAGCGCGAGCTCGGGCGCGGCGGCATGGGTGCGGTTTATCTCGCGCAGGACCTGAAGCACGAGCGCGCCGTCGCACTCAAGGTGCTTCCGCCGGACCTCCGCGTCGGCACCGCACCCGAGCGTTTTCTGCGCGAGATCGGGATCGCCGCGCGGCTCACCCATCCCCAGATCGTGCCGCTGCACGACTCGGGCGAACGGAACGGCCTGCTCTACTACGTCATGCCGTACCTCGAGGGCGAATCGCTCCGCCACCGGATCGATCGCGAGGGGCCGCTGCCGCTCGATGCCGCCGTGTCGATCGCGCGCGCGGTGGCGCTGGCGCTCGACTACGCACACCGGCGCGGCGTGCTCCACCGCGACATCAAGCCGGAGAACATCCTGCTCCACGAGGGTGGCGCGCTCGTGGCCGACTTCGGCGTGGCGCGCGCCATGACCGCCGTCGTTTCCGACCAGGTCTCCGAGCCCGGTATCGCGATCGGCACGCCGGCCTATATGAGCCCGGAGCAGGCCAGCGCCGAGCGCCACCTCGACGGCCGGACCGACGTCTACGCGCTCGGCTGCGTGCTCTACGAGATGGTGGCGGGCCGGCCGCCGTTCGCGGGCACCGGTGCGCGCGCCACGATGGCCCGTCACGTGATGGAGCCGCCGCTTCCGCTTCGCGGGCTCCGGGCCGACGTGCCGGAGTCGCTCGACAACGCCGTCGCCCGGGCCCTCGCCAAGGACCCATCGGAGCGCTTTCCCACCGCCGGCGATTTCGCCCGCGCGCTCGACGCAGTGCGCGAGTCCGCCGCCACGACCGCCCCGGTCGCAGCCCTCGCCCCGCGCGACCGGCGCGCCATCGCCGTGCTTCCGTTCGTCAACGCAAGCGCGGAGCCGGACACCGAATATTTCGCCGACGGCATGACCGACGAGCTGATCGACGCCCTCACCCAGGTCGAGGGGCTCCACGTCGCGAGCCGCACGACCGTGTTTGCGTTGAAGGGCCGCGCGCTCGACGTCCGCACCCTCGGCGCCATGCTCAACGTCGCGGTCGTACTCGAGGGCAGCGTGCGCCGCGCCGGCGGCCGGTTTCGCGTGACCGCGCGCCTCACCGAGGTGGCGAGCGGGCGCCACCTCTGGTCGCGCCGCTTCGACCGCGACGTGGCCGACGTCTTTGCGGTGCAGGACGAGATCGCCGCCAGCATCGTCGCCGCCCTTCGCGCCGCGCTCTTCGAAGACCTCGGCACGCCGGTGAGCCGGCGCTACACCGACAACGTCGCCGCGTACAACCTCTATCTGAAGGGTCGCTACGCCTGGAACCTTCGCACCCGCGAGGGCACCGCGGAGGGGATCCGCTACTTCGAGGACGCCATCGCCGAGGATCCGGACTACGCGCTCGCCTACACCGGCCTCGCCGATTGCTATGCGCTCCAGCTCGACTACCGCGGCGTGCCAGTGGCCGAGGGGCTGCTCAAGGCCGAGGAGATGGCGCTCCGCGCGCTCGCGCTGGACGATCGCCTCGCCGAAGCGCACACGTCGCTCGGTTGGGTGCAGTTCATCTACGAGTGGGATTGGGACGCGGCGCGGCGCTCGTTCGAGCGCGCCATCGAGCTGGACCCGCGCTACGCCACGGCACATCAGTGGTACGCGTGGCTGCTCATCGCGCTGGGCTGCGGCGACGATGCGCTGGCCGAGGGCCGTGCGGCCGCCGAGCTCGATCCCGGGTCGGTGTCCATCCGCCGCGGCCTCGGCTGGCTGTACTACCAGACCCGCCGCTACGACGCCGCGGAGGAACATCTCCGCCGCGCGCTCGGCATGAATCCGACGCAGGAGGAGACCCATCGCGTCCTCGGACTCGTGCGCTTGCAGCAGGGCCGCTACGCCGAGGCCGAGGCCGAATTGTGCGAGGCGATGGCCGGCGCCACCGTGCCCGACTACGCGGCCGGCGCGCTGGGCTACACGGCGGCACGGGCCGGCCGTCCCGCCGAGGCCCGCGATCGGCTGGCGTCGCTCACGGCCGAGGCGCGCGATCGGTACGTCTCGCCGGTCGCGTTCGTGCTGCTCAACACCGCCCTCGGCCGCGCCGACGACGCCTTTGCATGGCTCGAGCGCGCGCGCGAAGAGCGGCGCGGCTGGCTCTGTTATCTCACCACCGAGCCGTTGTTAGATCCGCTCCGCGACGATCCCCGCTTTGCCCACCTGATCCGCGCGATGCGGCTTCCATAA
- a CDS encoding DUF4382 domain-containing protein encodes MTRPSADSRTLQANVPVAAPIVPVVPATCGGFDAAGVTIAEIYLQGQGGRTVLRSTPATVDLCDLANETLGLVNEAPVPAGTYTELRLVITGGFVQVGGQVFATSGYTLPQGVPAATGTLQMPSYGSSGLKVDFAGGPVTIGTDQKVYALDFDVAESFGKDAGASGQWVMNPIIKSADISFTGSVEVDLKLGQGVTLPTISGTQVTFADFSASASDGTTSATQSFDATTGATVFYLPPSGTAYTITLNVPNTLDVTVDPATPPTATITEGTASPAVSFTLTAVAAKP; translated from the coding sequence ATGACGCGTCCGTCGGCGGACTCGCGCACCTTGCAGGCGAACGTGCCGGTCGCGGCACCGATCGTTCCCGTCGTGCCCGCCACCTGCGGCGGATTCGATGCCGCGGGTGTGACGATCGCGGAGATCTACCTGCAGGGGCAGGGCGGCCGCACCGTGCTGCGCTCGACGCCCGCCACGGTCGACCTGTGTGATCTCGCCAACGAGACGCTGGGGCTGGTGAACGAGGCGCCGGTGCCCGCCGGCACCTACACCGAGCTGCGCCTCGTCATCACGGGCGGGTTCGTGCAGGTGGGCGGACAGGTGTTCGCCACCTCCGGCTACACGCTGCCTCAGGGTGTGCCGGCGGCCACCGGCACTCTGCAGATGCCGAGCTACGGCTCGTCCGGCCTCAAGGTGGACTTCGCGGGCGGCCCGGTGACGATCGGGACCGATCAGAAGGTGTACGCGCTCGACTTCGACGTGGCGGAGAGCTTCGGCAAGGACGCCGGCGCGTCGGGGCAGTGGGTGATGAACCCGATCATCAAGAGCGCCGACATCTCGTTCACCGGGAGCGTGGAGGTGGACCTCAAGCTGGGCCAGGGCGTGACACTTCCGACGATTTCCGGCACCCAGGTGACCTTCGCCGACTTCAGCGCCTCCGCGAGCGACGGCACCACGAGCGCCACCCAGAGCTTCGACGCGACGACCGGCGCCACGGTGTTCTATCTGCCGCCCTCGGGCACCGCGTACACGATCACGCTCAACGTGCCGAATACGCTGGATGTGACGGTGGATCCGGCAACCCCGCCGACGGCGACGATCACGGAGGGCACAGCGTCGCCGGCGGTGAGCTTTACGCTGACGGCGGTGGCGGCAAAGCCGTAG
- a CDS encoding zinc-dependent alcohol dehydrogenase family protein, with amino-acid sequence MRAMVLERPGAPLKPVDLPRPVPRPGQVLLAVGACGVCRTDLHVADGELPDPRLPLVLGHEIVGRVVERGPSGATAARGAAAPFAVGDRVGVPWLGWTCGVCDYCRSGRENLCDRARFTGYTLDGGYAELVVADERFCFPIPQQYGDADAAPLLCAGLIGHRALSAAGDAQRLGLYGFGAAAHLVAQVARHEGRRVFAFTRPGDTESQRFARELGAEWAGPSDEPPPEPLDAAVLFAPVGALVPAALRAVAKGGTVVCAGIHMSPIPSFPYDVLWGERVLRSVANLTRRDGREFLSLAARVPLAVATEIFALGQANEALARLRSGRIRGAGVLVTDAT; translated from the coding sequence ATGCGTGCGATGGTGCTCGAGCGGCCCGGCGCGCCGCTCAAACCGGTTGATCTGCCGCGGCCGGTGCCGCGCCCGGGTCAGGTGCTGCTTGCCGTGGGCGCCTGCGGCGTCTGCCGCACCGACCTGCACGTGGCCGACGGCGAGCTGCCCGATCCCAGACTTCCGCTCGTGCTCGGCCACGAGATCGTGGGGCGCGTGGTCGAGCGCGGGCCTTCGGGTGCCACTGCCGCACGAGGCGCCGCCGCGCCGTTTGCCGTGGGCGACCGGGTCGGCGTCCCCTGGCTCGGCTGGACCTGCGGCGTGTGCGACTATTGCCGCAGCGGCCGCGAAAATTTATGCGACCGCGCCCGGTTCACCGGCTATACCCTCGACGGCGGCTACGCCGAGCTGGTCGTGGCCGACGAGCGGTTCTGCTTCCCGATCCCTCAACAGTACGGCGACGCGGACGCCGCGCCACTCCTCTGTGCCGGCCTGATCGGTCACCGGGCCCTCAGCGCCGCCGGAGACGCGCAGCGGCTCGGGCTGTACGGGTTCGGCGCGGCGGCGCACCTCGTGGCCCAGGTGGCGCGGCACGAGGGGCGGCGGGTGTTCGCCTTCACTCGCCCGGGCGACACCGAAAGCCAGCGCTTTGCGCGCGAGCTGGGTGCGGAGTGGGCGGGGCCGTCCGACGAGCCGCCGCCCGAGCCGCTCGACGCGGCCGTTCTCTTTGCCCCGGTGGGCGCGCTGGTGCCGGCCGCACTCCGCGCCGTCGCCAAAGGCGGCACTGTGGTGTGCGCCGGCATCCACATGAGCCCGATCCCGAGCTTTCCATACGACGTCCTCTGGGGCGAGCGGGTCCTTCGTTCCGTGGCGAACCTTACGCGCCGGGACGGCCGGGAGTTCCTCTCGCTTGCCGCGCGGGTCCCGCTCGCCGTCGCGACCGAGATATTTGCGCTCGGCCAGGCAAACGAGGCGCTCGCGCGGCTCCGATCAGGACGGATACGTGGAGCGGGCGTGCTCGTCACCGATGCGACGTGA